In a single window of the Biomphalaria glabrata chromosome 5, xgBioGlab47.1, whole genome shotgun sequence genome:
- the LOC106058933 gene encoding putative ferric-chelate reductase 1 homolog codes for MQQSEKKLTMALKYFVLLVLSLVSRVHSHASGTGIDSACETMTPGHGAAAQVSPSPYYVDVVPNYYRPGQTVTVYIGSDRNETFRGFMVQARRASGNTSPNERFGNFTVVNNTTTACSGQALVHSNNVIKTNLTLNWTAPSIPSGDIIFKVTIVHSYSVFWTSDESEIVYDVDKMQTTTLGLNSTSGYNSTSGYNSTSDYYYNTTTYSGPTVLSKDYSCGYYYGCFSYCSSYGCDFLVTWSIFNGNVAYTIKSSYPAPGFYMALGFSSDNKMGDDSVLGCAYQNNEISAFSAFTSAYTTPVQFYDENVTLLYGLYSNGILTCTIARPISGQGNRYDASNYWTFFFAKGVANIVNGKIHIYYHEGDKHISREKISAYSYSDVQTTLTEEDGVNADSADGLMHTFGYLKLVLISAVVIYYLLN; via the exons ACTGACAATGGCTCTGAAGTACTTCGTTTTACTTGTGCTCTCTCTGGTGTCAAGAGTGCATTCTCACGCAAGCGGGACAGGCATTGACAGCGCATGTGAGACCATGACCCCAGGTCACGGAGCAGCTGCCCAGGTCTCCCCATCACCTTATTACGTAGACGTAGTACCAAACTATTACAGACCAGGTCAAACCGTCACAG TGTACATTGGTTCTGACAGAAATGAAACATTCAGGGGATTCATGGTACAGGCGAGAAGAGCCAGTGGGAATACTAGCCCGAACGAAAGATTTGGCAACTTTACAGTAGTCAATAACACCACAACAGCTTGTTCTGGG CAAGCTCTGGTCCACTCTAATAACGTCATTAAGACAAACCTAACTCTGAACTGGACTGCACCTTCCATCCCGTCTGGTGATATCATTTTcaa AGTGACGATTGTACACAGCTATAGTGTCTTCTGGACCAGTGATGAATCAGAAATTGTCTATGACGTAGACAAAATGCAGACGACAACATTGG GACTAAATAGTACATCAGGATACAACAGTACTTCAGGATACAACAGTACTTCCGATTATTACTATAATACCACCACTTACTCAGGCCCAACTGTCTTAAGCAAAGATTATTCTTGTGGCTACTATTATGGATGCTTCTCTTACTGCTCTAGCTATGGTTGTGACTTTTTAGTGACATGGTCAATCTTTAACGGCAATGTTGCTTACACCATTAAGTCAAGCTATCCAGCGCCTGGATTCTACATGGCATTGGGATTTTCAAGTGATAACAAAATG GGCGATGACAGTGTTCTTGGCTGTGCTTACCAAAACAACGAGATCTCTGCATTCTCAGCTTTCACTTCTGCGTACACTACTCCAGTTCAATTTTATGATGAG aatgtcACGCTTTTGTATGGTCTCTATAGCAACGGAATTCTGACCTGTACTATTGCTCGTCCAATTAGTGGGCAAGGAAATCGCTATGACGCAAGCAATTACTGGACATTTTTCTTTGCGAAAGGTGTCGCTAATATAG TCAACGGAAAAATCCACATCTATTATCACGAGGGAGATAAGCACATTTCACGGGAGAAGATCTCCGCATACTCCTATTCCGATGTTCAAACCACACTAACCGAGGAGGATGGCGTCAATGCAG ACTCAGCCGATGGTTTAATGCACACATTTGGCTATCTGAAACTTGTCTTGATATCTGCAGTGGTCATCTACTATTTGTTGAACTAA